In Primulina eburnea isolate SZY01 chromosome 3, ASM2296580v1, whole genome shotgun sequence, one DNA window encodes the following:
- the LOC140825501 gene encoding oxysterol-binding protein-related protein 4C-like translates to MVIEGEFGSKPLLTAPLSLEGEESNSSYRAPNILQRILSLLNTVRPGSDLTRLQLPPIFNIPKSQLQCYGESVYCISSDMLSKCNNEKSPLNRFISVVAWSISTLRPLAFGVAPYNPILGETHHVSRGSLNVFLEQVSHHPPVAALHATDETENIELLWCHSPVAKFNGSRIETEVHGKRVLKLIDKNETYTMNSPKLVIKFLPLPGVDWLGNVRIQCQENGFEAELCYRGVTFLPRASMHRSIRGKIFSSSSLETIYEISGHWDSIVSIKDVSNGKTTVIYNASEAISRLQTPIVKDAKAISPSESTAVWAEVGRNIIQKNWEKATEAKTDIEERQRELSKERQSAHEDWVPKHFTVSYSKENGWDCLPKHKFVTPAPIICTP, encoded by the exons GTGATAGAAGGCGAGTTTGGGTCAAAACCGTTGCTAACTGCACCATTGTCACTGGAGGGGGAGGAATCAAACTCCAGTTACAGAGCTCCGAACATTCTCCAACGCATTCTAAGCCTTTTGAACACTGTACGGCCAGGATCCGACCTCACCCGCCTTCAG CTTCCACCCATATTCAACATTCCAAAGTCACAGCTACAATGCTACGGTGAATCAGTGTACTGCATTAGCTCTGACATGTTGAGCAAGTGCAACAATGAGAAAAGCCCCCTCAACCGGTTCATATCCGTCGTCGCTTGGAGCATATCCACCCTACGCCCCTTGGCGTTCGGCGTGGCTCCCTACAATCCCATTCTCGGAGAAACTCACCATGTCTCCAGGGGATCGTTGAACGTGTTTCTCGAACAG GTATCTCATCATCCACCGGTGGCTGCGCTTCATGCAACGGATGAAACAGAAAACATCGAACTGCTATGGTGTCATTCTCCTGTTGCCAAGTTTAACG GCAGTCGTATTGAAACCGAAGTGCATGGGAAGCGAGTCTTGAAGCTCATAGATAAGAATGAAACTTACACGATGAACTCTCCCAAACTCGTGATAAAGTTTTTACCTCTGCCTGGCGTGGACTGGTTGGGAAATGTTAGAATCCAATGCCAAGAAAATGGCTTTGAAGCTGAATTATGTTATCGAGGCGTCACGTTTCTGCCTCGAGCATCCATGCATAGGTCGATCAGAGGGAAGATCTTCAGTTCATCGTCCTTGGAGACTATTTATGAAATCAGTGGCCATTGGGATAG CATTGTTAGCATTAAGGACGTTTCGAACGGAAAAACCACGGTTATATACAATGCAAGTGAGGCAATTTCCAGGCTGCAGACTCCCATTGTCAAAGATGCAAAG GCCATTTCGCCAAGTGAATCGACTGCGGTGTGGGCAGAAGTGGGCCGAAATATCATTCAAAAGAACTGGGAGAAAGCGACGGAAGCAAAGACAGATATCGAAGAGAGGCAACGAGAGCTTTCCAAGGAAAGACAATCCGCACACGAAGATTGGGTCCCTAAGCATTTCACGGTGTCTTACAGTAAAGAAAATGGGTGGGATTGTTTACCAAAACACAAATTTGTTACCCCAGCGCCTATTATTTGTACTCCCTAA